The region CGTGGACCAGGCCGGCTACTTCGACCACGTCCCCGGCGGCGTGGCGCAGGACTTCCGCCGCACGGCCGTGTCCATGCTTGAAGCAGTGGGCATCTCCGTGGAGTTCAGCCATCACGAGGCCGGGCCGGGGCAGAACGAGATCGACCTGCGCTATGCCGATGCCCTGCAGACCGCGGACAACATCATGACCTTCCGCACAGTGGTCAAGGAAGTCGCCTTGATGACCAACTGCTACGCGAGCTTCATGCCCAAACCCTTCTCGCATCATCCCGGTTCCGGCATGCACACCCACTTCTCCCTCTTTGAGGGCGACAGCAACGCCTTCTTCCAGGCCGGTGCCGAGTTCCAGCTCTCCACCACCGCACGCCAGTTCATGGCGGGCATCCTGCGGCACGCCCCGGAATTCACGGCCGTCACCAACCAGTTCGTGAACTCCTACAAGCGGCTTTGGGGCGGCGGTGAAGCCCCGAGCTACCTGTCCTGGGGCCACAACAACCGGTCCGCGCTGGTGCGGGTGCCGTTGTACAAGCCGAACAAGGGCCAGTCGGCACGCATCGAATACCGCGGCATTGACGCCGCGGCGAACCCGTACCTGTCCTACGCCGTCCTGCTCGGGGCCGGGCTGAAGGGCATTGAAGAGGGCTATGACCTGCCTCCCGGCGCCGAGGACGACATCGAGAGCCTGAGCGCCGCCGAACGCAGGGCCATGGGCCACGACCCGCTGCCGGCGTCCCTGCATGACGCCGTGCGTGTCATGGAGGAGTCCGAGCTGGTGGCCGACATCCTGGGCGAGCAGGTCTTCGAGAACTTCCTGCGGAACAAGCGTGCGGACTGGAACGAATACCGCCAGCAGGTGACCAGGTTCGAGCTGCAGAAGAACCTGGGCATCCTCTAGGAAAGGGCCGGCACCGATGAGCCTGACTCGACGGCTGATCGCCACGGGTTTCCGCGACCTGGAAAAAAGCACGCGGTTCCTGGCGGCTTCGGAGCTTGAGGGCATCGATGAGGACGCACTGTTCGCGGGGTTCAACTGCGCGGCGGATCCGGACCTGGCACTGCAGTCGCTGGTTCGGCTGATCGGCCGTGCCCCGGAGCTGGTGGAACTGGTCAACGGCGGCGCCGAGCGGAGCGAAGCCCTGTTCCGGCTCCTGGGGGCCTCCGATGCCCTGGCGGAGTTCCTGATGCGGCACCCCGGGGATGTCGGAGTGCTGCGCCGCGAGCTGCGCGCCGAACCGGGCAGCACCGATGAACCCACCCTGCGGGCCTCGCTGCTGGACGCCGTGCATGCGGGCAGCGGCGCAGCGCCCGTGGCCGGCCTGACGGGCACCGAAGCCTACGTGGCGCTGCGGTCCCGGTACCGCCGGCACCTGCTGGACCTTGCCGTGCGGGACCTTGGTGCGGCGTCGCCCACTGACTTCCTGCCTGCGGCTGGACGCGAACTCGCCGACCTGGCCGGCGCGGCCCTGGAAGCTGCGCTGGCGGTCTCCCGGGCGGAGCTGACGGCAAACTATCCTGCCGAAGAGATCTCCGCTGTACGCCTGGCCGTCATCGGGATGGGCAAGGCCGGCGCGCGGGAACTGAACTACATCTCCGACGTGGACGTCATCTACGTGATCGAAGCCTCCGGGTTGCCGGAAGAGCGGGCCTCCGCCATCGGCACGGCGCTGGCCGCCGGGATTTCCCGCGCCATCAACGCTTCGGCACCGGAGCCCCCGCTTTGGGAGGTGGATACGAACCTGCGCCCCGAGGGCAAGGACGGCCCGCTGGTGCGCACGCTGGACTCGCATCTGAACTACTACCAGCGCTGGGCGCACAGCTGGGAGTTCCAGGCGCTCCTGAAGGCCCGCGCCATGGCAGGGGACAGGGACCTGGGCCGGCGCTACGAAGAAGCCGTCGCCCCCTTGATCTGGAGCAGTTCCGAGCGGGACGGATTCGTGGAATCGGTGCAGGCCATGCGCCGCAGGGTCACCGACAATATTCCGGCCCACGAAGAGGCGCGGCAGCTGAAGCTGGGCAGCGGCGGACTGCGCGACGTCGAATTCACGGTCCAGCTGCTGCAGCTGGTGCACGGCCGGATCGATGAATCCCTCCGGGTGCGCACCACCACCGCGGCGATTGCCGCGCTCAGCGACGCCGGGTACATCGGGCGCACCGATGCCCGGGAACTGGACGAGTCCTACCGCTACCTCCGTGTCCTTGAACACCGCATCCAAATGGTCCACATGCGCCGGACCCACCTGATGCCCGAGGGTGAGGCCGCACTGCGGGCCCTGGCCAAGTCCAGCGCGGGATCCCTTTCGCTGGAGCGGCCCAGTGCCGAACGCCTGCGGGAGCAGTGGCAGCGCCGCAAGCGACTGGTGCGGCGGCTCCATGAGAGCATCTTCTACCGCCCGCTGCTGAGCACCGCGGCGAACCTGAGCGCGGACGAGGTCCGGCTGACGCCCGAGGCCGCGCAGGCCCGCCTGGCCGCACTCGGCTACGCAGATCCCCGCGGGGCCATGCGCCACATCGAGGCTCTGACCGTGGGGGTCAGCCGCCGTGCCGCGCTGCAGCGGCAGCTCCTCCCGGTGCTGCTGGCGTGGCTGGCCGACGGCGTGGACCCCGACGCCGGCCTGCTGGGTTTCCGGCGGCTCAGCGAAAACCTGGGCGATACGCACTGGTACCTGGGCATGCTGCGCGATTCTTCGGCCGCGGGGGAGCGGCTGTGCTCCATTCTGTCCTCAAGCCGGTTCATTACCGACCTGCTGGAGGTTTCGCCGGAATCCACGTCCTGGCTGGCCTCCGACAAGGAACTGGTGCCGGCGTCGTTTGACACGCAGTGGCAGGAAATCCAGTCAAAGATGTCCCGCCACCCCCATCCCGCGGAGGCGATGCGGCTGATCCGGCTGATCCGCCGGCGGGAGATGCTGCGCATTGCCATCGCCGACAGCGCGGGCCTGCTCAGCCAGCAGGACGTCGGCCGTGCCCTGGCCGATGCTGACCGTGCCGCAGTCCTGGGGGCCCTGCACGTGGCGGAGTCCGAGGTGTTCGGCGGCAGCGAGAAGCTCACCGATCTGCTGGTGGTCGCGATGGGGCGGCAGGGCGGACGGGAGATCGGCTACGGTTCCGACGCGGACGTGATGTACGTGCACCGCCCGCTGCCCGGCGCCGACCCGGCCGCAGCGCAGGCGCAGGCCGAGAAGGTCGTCTCCCAGATCTCCACCTTCCTGCAGCAGCCCTGCAGCCCGGCCGTCCAGGCCGAACGCCCGTTGGTTCTCGACGCCGGGCTGCGCCCCGAAGGACGGCAGGGGCCGATGGTACGCAGCCTGGAATCCTACGCCGGCTACTACGAGCGCTGGTCGGTGATCTGGGAGGCACAGGCCCTGCTGCGGGCACGTCCGATGGCCGGCAGCGATGCCCTTGCCGAAGAGTTCATGGCGCTGATCGATCCGGTCCGCTACCCGGATGCGGTTACGGTCAAGGACGTGCGGGAAATCCGCCGGATCAAGGCCAGGGTGGAAGCCGAACGCCTGCCCCGGGGCGCGGATCCCTCCCGCCAGCTCAAACTCGGACGCGGCAGCCTCAGCGACGTCGAGTGGCTGGTCCAGCTGCTCCAGCTGCAGCACGCACACCGGGTGCCGGAGCTGCGGACGACGGCGACACTACCCGCGCTGGACGCGATCGAGGCAGCGGACCTGCTTCCCGCCGTCGACGTCGACACCCTCCGGCAGGCCTGGCTGCTCGCCAGCCGGGTCCGAAGCGCAAATGTGATCCGCGGCGGACGGAACCCCGATGTGCTGCCGTCCTCCCGCCGGGAACTGGATGCCGTGGCCCGCTGGTGCGGTTACGGCGCCGGCCAGGGCGGGGACCTGGAGGAGGACTATCTCAAGCTCACCCGGCACGCCCGGGCCGTTTTCGAACGGTATTTCTACGGATACGGGACCTAGCTCACGTCGCTGACGGCCCAATCGGTTCGTTGCATTGCCACTGCTCTAGGTACGCTCTATGAGGGCATTTGCGGCGTGTGCCGCAGTGATAGAGCTAGGAGACGTTTACTTTGCTTAGTGGCAAACGGGCCTTAAAGGGCCCGGCTAAACTGGCCGTACCGCTGACCACCTTCCTCGCAACCCTGGCTTTGCTGCTGGGGATACCTGCGGCCGGAGCCTATGCAGCGGACGGCGTCGAGGGTGAGACCTTCGTCATCGGCACCGATACCACCTTCGCACCGTTCGAATTCCGTGAAAACGGCGAACTGGTCGGTATCGATATGGACCTTCTCAACGCAATCGCCGAGGAGGAGGGCTTCAATGTCGAAATCCAGTCCCTCGGCTTTGACGCGGCGCTGCAGTCGCTGCAGTCCAACCAAGTGGACGGCGTCATTGCCGGCATGTCCATCACGGATGAGCGCCGGCAGGTCTTCGACTTCTCGGATCCGTACTTCGAGTCCGGCATCCAGATGGCCGTCGCCGAGAACAACAACGACGTCAAGGGGTACGAGGACCTGCGCGGCAAGCGCGTAGCGGTCAAGACCGGCACGGAAGGGCAGACCTTCGCCGAGTCCATCAAGGACCAGTACGGCTTTGAGGTGGTTGCGTTCGCGCAGTCCGCCCAGATGTACGACGACGTCAAGGCCGGCGGCTCCGTGGCCGTGTTTGATGATTACCCCGTGCTTGCCTACGGCGTGGCCTCCGGCAACGGCCTGAAGACCGTCACCGAAAAGGAAGCCGGCAGCTCGTACGGATTCGCCGTGAACAAGGGTGCCAACCCCGAGCTCCTCACCGCCTTCAACGCCGGCCTCGCCGACTTGAAGGAAAGCGGCGAGTACGACGAAATCCTGGATACCTACCTGGAAGCCGGTGCCAAGGACTCAAGCTTCTGGTCCCTCATCACGGACAACGGCCCGGCCTTCGCCAAGGGCATGGGCCTGACCCTGCTGGCAACCGCGCTGTCGTTGCTCTTCGCCCTCATCCTGGGCGTGTTCTTCGGCTTCCTGAAGGTCGGCTCGTCAAAGATCCTGCGCGGCATCGCCACCGTGTACGTGAGCATCTTCCGCGGCACCCCGGTGCTGGTCCAGGCCTTCTTCTTCTACTTCGGCCTGCCGCAGATCATCGGCCAGCCGGTGGACGTACTTACGGCCGGCGTGCTGACGCTGAGCCTGAACGCCGGCGCCTACATGACCGAGATTGTCCGCGGCGGCATCCAGTCCGTGGATCCCGGCCAGATGGAAGCGGCACGCAGCCTCGGACTGGGCTACGGGAAGACCATGCAGAAGGTCATCATTCCCCAGGCCATCAAGATCATGACGCCTTCCTTCATCAACCAGTTCGTCATTACCTTGAAGGACACCTCCCTGCTTGCGGTTATCGGCTTTGCGGAGCTGACGTACCAGGGCCAGCAGATCTACGCGGTGA is a window of Arthrobacter sp. zg-Y1171 DNA encoding:
- a CDS encoding bifunctional [glutamine synthetase] adenylyltransferase/[glutamine synthetase]-adenylyl-L-tyrosine phosphorylase; translation: MSLTRRLIATGFRDLEKSTRFLAASELEGIDEDALFAGFNCAADPDLALQSLVRLIGRAPELVELVNGGAERSEALFRLLGASDALAEFLMRHPGDVGVLRRELRAEPGSTDEPTLRASLLDAVHAGSGAAPVAGLTGTEAYVALRSRYRRHLLDLAVRDLGAASPTDFLPAAGRELADLAGAALEAALAVSRAELTANYPAEEISAVRLAVIGMGKAGARELNYISDVDVIYVIEASGLPEERASAIGTALAAGISRAINASAPEPPLWEVDTNLRPEGKDGPLVRTLDSHLNYYQRWAHSWEFQALLKARAMAGDRDLGRRYEEAVAPLIWSSSERDGFVESVQAMRRRVTDNIPAHEEARQLKLGSGGLRDVEFTVQLLQLVHGRIDESLRVRTTTAAIAALSDAGYIGRTDARELDESYRYLRVLEHRIQMVHMRRTHLMPEGEAALRALAKSSAGSLSLERPSAERLREQWQRRKRLVRRLHESIFYRPLLSTAANLSADEVRLTPEAAQARLAALGYADPRGAMRHIEALTVGVSRRAALQRQLLPVLLAWLADGVDPDAGLLGFRRLSENLGDTHWYLGMLRDSSAAGERLCSILSSSRFITDLLEVSPESTSWLASDKELVPASFDTQWQEIQSKMSRHPHPAEAMRLIRLIRRREMLRIAIADSAGLLSQQDVGRALADADRAAVLGALHVAESEVFGGSEKLTDLLVVAMGRQGGREIGYGSDADVMYVHRPLPGADPAAAQAQAEKVVSQISTFLQQPCSPAVQAERPLVLDAGLRPEGRQGPMVRSLESYAGYYERWSVIWEAQALLRARPMAGSDALAEEFMALIDPVRYPDAVTVKDVREIRRIKARVEAERLPRGADPSRQLKLGRGSLSDVEWLVQLLQLQHAHRVPELRTTATLPALDAIEAADLLPAVDVDTLRQAWLLASRVRSANVIRGGRNPDVLPSSRRELDAVARWCGYGAGQGGDLEEDYLKLTRHARAVFERYFYGYGT
- a CDS encoding amino acid ABC transporter substrate-binding protein/permease produces the protein MLSGKRALKGPAKLAVPLTTFLATLALLLGIPAAGAYAADGVEGETFVIGTDTTFAPFEFRENGELVGIDMDLLNAIAEEEGFNVEIQSLGFDAALQSLQSNQVDGVIAGMSITDERRQVFDFSDPYFESGIQMAVAENNNDVKGYEDLRGKRVAVKTGTEGQTFAESIKDQYGFEVVAFAQSAQMYDDVKAGGSVAVFDDYPVLAYGVASGNGLKTVTEKEAGSSYGFAVNKGANPELLTAFNAGLADLKESGEYDEILDTYLEAGAKDSSFWSLITDNGPAFAKGMGLTLLATALSLLFALILGVFFGFLKVGSSKILRGIATVYVSIFRGTPVLVQAFFFYFGLPQIIGQPVDVLTAGVLTLSLNAGAYMTEIVRGGIQSVDPGQMEAARSLGLGYGKTMQKVIIPQAIKIMTPSFINQFVITLKDTSLLAVIGFAELTYQGQQIYAVNFRTAEVLIIVAALYFIVITLLTKLADVLDKRFNK
- a CDS encoding glutamine synthetase family protein produces the protein MNRQQEFVLRTIEERDVRFVRLWFTDVVGQLKSVALAPAEVEGAFEEGLGFDGSSVEGLARIFESDLLAQPDPSTFQILPWRGDEEQTSRMFCDILTPDGQPSAADPRNVLKRQLAKAADMGFTCYTHPEIEFYLLKSDELGEDGQPVPVDQAGYFDHVPGGVAQDFRRTAVSMLEAVGISVEFSHHEAGPGQNEIDLRYADALQTADNIMTFRTVVKEVALMTNCYASFMPKPFSHHPGSGMHTHFSLFEGDSNAFFQAGAEFQLSTTARQFMAGILRHAPEFTAVTNQFVNSYKRLWGGGEAPSYLSWGHNNRSALVRVPLYKPNKGQSARIEYRGIDAAANPYLSYAVLLGAGLKGIEEGYDLPPGAEDDIESLSAAERRAMGHDPLPASLHDAVRVMEESELVADILGEQVFENFLRNKRADWNEYRQQVTRFELQKNLGIL